From a region of the Roseivirga sp. 4D4 genome:
- the lysS gene encoding lysine--tRNA ligase, with amino-acid sequence MQVLSEQELLRRQEKAELEKLGINPYPSETFEVSAFSKEVKEQFDAQPERFKEVSMAGRLMSRRIMGSASFAELQDAEGRIQIYLRRDDLCPEEDKTLYNTVFKKILGIGDFIGIKGYAFKTQVGEISVHVTELKVLAKSLKPLPLPKTDADGNVHDAFTDPEQRYRQRYVDLVVNPHVRDAFVKRTQLVNSMRNFLADKGYLEVETPILQPLYGGAAARPFKTHHNTLDMTLYLRIANELYLKRLIVGGFDGVFEFSKDFRNEGMSRFHNPEFTQVELYVAYKDYDWMMDLVEAMVEKVAMDLHGTTEVQVGEHKINFQRPWKRFTMFEAIEHFTGVDISEMDEDQLRTTAKDLKVEIDETMGKGKLIDEIFGEHCEAKLIQPTFITDYPVEMSPLAKKHRDKEGLVERFEAICNGKEICNAFSELNDPIDQRKRFEEQLELGKRGDDEAMVLDEDFLRALEYGMPPTAGLGVGIDRLSMIMTNSNSIQDVLFFPQMKPEKKAVAIELSDEAKGILETLTKSGKTELPVLKKSAGLSNKKWDKSVKELTQNGLAKVEKTEAGLFIEAL; translated from the coding sequence ATGCAGGTTTTAAGCGAACAGGAATTACTAAGAAGACAGGAAAAGGCTGAACTCGAGAAGCTAGGAATCAATCCATATCCATCAGAAACTTTTGAAGTTTCTGCTTTTTCGAAGGAAGTAAAGGAGCAGTTTGATGCACAACCTGAGCGTTTCAAGGAAGTGAGCATGGCGGGTAGGCTAATGAGCCGAAGAATCATGGGTTCGGCTTCTTTTGCAGAATTGCAAGATGCGGAAGGCCGTATACAAATCTACCTTAGAAGAGATGACCTATGCCCAGAGGAGGATAAAACGCTTTACAATACGGTTTTCAAAAAGATTTTAGGTATTGGTGATTTTATCGGCATCAAGGGCTATGCCTTTAAAACTCAGGTAGGTGAGATTTCTGTTCACGTTACCGAGCTAAAGGTACTTGCCAAGTCATTGAAACCACTACCCCTTCCAAAGACGGATGCTGATGGCAATGTACATGATGCCTTTACTGATCCTGAGCAAAGATATCGTCAGCGCTATGTTGACTTAGTTGTGAATCCGCATGTTCGTGATGCCTTTGTCAAAAGAACCCAATTGGTTAACTCCATGAGGAACTTCCTTGCTGATAAAGGTTATTTGGAAGTAGAGACACCAATTCTTCAGCCATTGTATGGCGGAGCGGCTGCACGTCCGTTCAAAACTCATCATAATACGCTAGATATGACACTCTATCTGCGTATTGCCAATGAATTGTACCTTAAAAGATTGATCGTTGGTGGGTTTGATGGTGTCTTTGAATTCTCAAAGGACTTTAGAAACGAGGGAATGTCCAGGTTCCACAATCCAGAGTTTACGCAAGTAGAACTCTATGTGGCTTACAAAGACTACGACTGGATGATGGACCTTGTGGAGGCGATGGTTGAAAAGGTAGCAATGGACCTTCACGGTACCACGGAGGTTCAGGTTGGAGAACATAAGATCAATTTCCAAAGACCTTGGAAACGTTTTACCATGTTCGAAGCCATTGAGCACTTCACCGGAGTAGACATCTCCGAAATGGATGAAGACCAGTTGAGGACTACCGCGAAAGACCTCAAAGTAGAGATTGACGAGACCATGGGTAAAGGCAAGTTGATTGATGAGATTTTTGGCGAGCACTGCGAAGCAAAATTAATTCAGCCAACCTTCATTACAGATTACCCGGTAGAAATGTCTCCTTTGGCCAAGAAACATAGAGACAAAGAAGGTTTGGTAGAAAGGTTCGAGGCGATATGTAATGGTAAAGAGATATGCAATGCTTTCTCCGAATTGAACGATCCGATTGACCAAAGAAAGCGCTTTGAAGAGCAACTGGAGTTGGGCAAAAGGGGAGATGATGAGGCGATGGTGTTAGACGAGGACTTCCTAAGAGCCTTGGAGTATGGTATGCCGCCTACTGCTGGTTTGGGTGTTGGTATCGATCGCTTGTCAATGATCATGACCAATTCCAATTCTATTCAAGATGTGCTCTTCTTTCCTCAAATGAAGCCAGAAAAGAAGGCTGTGGCTATTGAATTAAGCGATGAAGCAAAGGGGATTCTGGAAACGTTGACAAAGTCAGGCAAAACAGAATTACCTGTACTTAAAAAGAGTGCTGGGCTATCTAATAAAAAGTGGGATAAGTCTGTTAAGGAGTTAACTCAGAATGGACTTGCCAAAGTCGAAAAGACAGAAGCAGGCTTATTTATAGAAGCACTTTAA